Genomic window (Rhizobium brockwellii):
CCATGGCAACGCTGGATAACCAAGCCGCCTGGCTCAACAGGAACCCGACTTGGCTGCTCAAGCTGCAGGGATTTGCCGACGATTCCGGCTCCGCATCCCAAATGGAGGCGTTGTCGCAGAAGCGCGCCGATGCCGCCATGGCCTATCTTGCCTCCAAGGGTGTGGACGCGAAGCGGATGTGGGCGAGGGGCTACGGGAACGAGCGCGAAGTCCGAGACTGCACAGATCGCTCCTGCAGGGTGCAGAACCGGCGCGTAGTCACCAATCTCCGCACCCAGCCCGACGCGGCCTGATCCAGCTCGAACCACTCAACGCTTGGCGCAGACGCGCCAAGCGCTATCGGCCGGGCTCAGCTCGAATACGACATGGATCTCGCCAACCTGCGTTTAATACGAGGGTGGCAGGACATATTCGAGTGCTGACGACAGCTCGATGACGAACCTGATATTCGCGGCATTCGCAGCCACCACCAGCTGGTAGTCGCCGGGTTCGGCGCGGAAGGCGCCGGCCTTGACGTCGAAATAAGCGAGGTCGCGCGGCATGATCTTCATTTCGGCTGTGCCGGTCTCACCGGGCAGCAGCGAAAGCTTTGCGAAGGCGCGCAGTTCCTTCTCCGGCCGCGCCACCTTTGACTTTGGCGAACGCACATAGAGCTGGACCAGTTCCGATCCGGCCCGATCGCCGATATTGGTCAGATCGATGCTGACCGTCACGCCTTCGGCACCCATTTCGCTCGCCGACAGGCGCGGCTCGCTCCAGCTGAAGCGCGTATAGCCAAGGCCGAAACCGAAGGGGAAGAGCGGTTCGACGGCGCGCGTATCGTGATGACGATAGCCGACGAAGACGCCTTCGGCATACCGAACATGCCCATCCTTACCCGGATAGACGGCCGGATCACCTGTTATCGCGGAATTGTCGGCAAGCGCCTTCGGGAATGTCTGTGGAAGGCGCCCGCCGGGCTCGACATCGCCGAACAGGACATCGGCGACGGCATTGCCCAGCTCCTGCCCGGGATACCAGATTTGCAGCACGGCCCGAACCTTGCCGAGCCAGGGCATTTCCACCGGACCGCCGGTCTGCAGCACGACCACAGTGTTGGCGTTGACGGCCGCAACGCGCTTGATCAGCTCTTCCTGCCGACCCGGAAGCCGCATGTCGGGTAAATCCAAGCCCTCGGTATCCCATTCGCCGTCGCGGCCGACGAAGAGAAGCGCCACATCGGCATTCAGCGCCGTCTCGACGGCGTCCTCGATATCGGCCTCGCCCAAGGGCTTTTCGACGCCAAACCGAATGGCCGTGAGGTTGATCCCCTCTCCATTCGCCACCGGCGGATCATACTCGACGGTGACGGCATGGGCTTTGCCCGCATCGAGCGCCACCGTGCCGCGCTGTTCGTCATTGGCAGTGCCGAAGTAGTTCTCGCCGCGTGTCCAGCCGTCATCGCCGTCGACCGTCAGCCTGCCATCGACGAAGAGCCGCGCCAGTCCGGCATTGGTCATGCCGAAGACATGGGCGCCGCTCTCCTCCGGCACGAATTGCATCGTCATCCGCGCCGAGAAATCGGTGGGGTCGAGCTCGGCCGACGGCAGCTCGAACCAGAAGAACTCACCCTTGTCGACGGTTTCGACATGAAGCGGAGTGCCCTGACAACCACGCCCCTTGAAATATTCGACGGTGATCTTTCCCTTGGCCACCTCGATCAGACGGTTATGGCGGCAGCCGACAGCGTGGCTGACGCTGTTGGCATTGGAAAGGGCCGCTCGAATCCCTTCGAGCGGGCTGACCGTATAATGCGCCGCGATCTGCGCGCTGCCGCCGCCCATGACGCGCGCGCTCGCGGCGTTGGGTCCAATGACGGCGATCCGGTCGAGCGACGTCTTAGCAAGCGGCAGTATGCCGTCGTTCTTTAAAAGGACTGCGCCCTCTGCGCCGAGACGCCGGATCAGCGCCCGGTCTTCCGGCAGGTCGACTGCCTGCTCCGTGAGATCGGGCTTCTTCTCGAACGCACCGATCCGCTCGAGCAGAAGCAGGATCCGCCCCGCCGCCGCGCGCACGGTCGTCGCTTCAACCCTGCCCTCGCGCACGGCCGCAACCAATTTCTCGCCGCGATCGCGCGCCGGGCCGGGCATTTCGAGATCGAGACCGGCATTGATCGTCTCGGCCGTCGAATGCGAACCGAACCAGTCGGACATGACGATGCCGTCGAATCCCCATTCCTCGCGCAGCACTTTGGTCAGCAGCCACTCATGCTCGCTCGTATAGGTGCCGTTGAGACGGTTGTAGGAGGACATGACGGCCATCACGCCAGCGCGCCGGACGGCCTGTTCGAAGGGCGGAAAGTAGATTTCGCGCAACGTCCGCTCGTCGATATCGGAAGACATGGTCTGCCGCTCGATCTCGGATTCATTGCCGGCGAAGTGCTTGATCGTCGCGGCGATCCCCTGGCTCTGCACGCCCTTGATATAGGCGACGGCGAGTTCGGCGGTCAGCATCGGATCCTCGGAATAACATTCGAAATTTCGCCCGTTGAGCCCGGAACGATGGATATTCACTGTGGGCGCGAGCAGTACGGCGGCACCCTTGCTCTTCGCCTGGTGGGCAAGCGCGACACCCATGCGCTCGACGAGATCGGGATTCCAGGTGGCGCCGAGCGCGATGGCAGTGGGAAAGCAGGTCGCCTTGACGCCGCCGACCAGCGAACCCGCGCCGCGGGCGCCATTCGGTCCGTCCGTCACCTTGATCTTCGGCACACCAAGACGCTCGACGGGAACCGTCGTCCAGAAATCCGCGCCTGAGAGCAGCGAGACCTGCTCCTCGAGCGTCATCTTGTCGAGAATGGAATCGATCATGCAAACCTCCCCTTCAATGGAATTCGGGCATTGCGAAGTGCTGCCCTCTGTACGGTGCCAATCCATCCGGCGGCG
Coding sequences:
- a CDS encoding OmpA family protein translates to MSATTGYARRLLAAAMLLALAACSTTEIASLEEPAAAPMTGQTNDPAPGFENVGAGSEEDFILNVGRRIYFKQDSAALDSVAMATLDNQAAWLNRNPTWLLKLQGFADDSGSASQMEALSQKRADAAMAYLASKGVDAKRMWARGYGNEREVRDCTDRSCRVQNRRVVTNLRTQPDAA
- a CDS encoding glycoside hydrolase family 3 C-terminal domain-containing protein, producing MIDSILDKMTLEEQVSLLSGADFWTTVPVERLGVPKIKVTDGPNGARGAGSLVGGVKATCFPTAIALGATWNPDLVERMGVALAHQAKSKGAAVLLAPTVNIHRSGLNGRNFECYSEDPMLTAELAVAYIKGVQSQGIAATIKHFAGNESEIERQTMSSDIDERTLREIYFPPFEQAVRRAGVMAVMSSYNRLNGTYTSEHEWLLTKVLREEWGFDGIVMSDWFGSHSTAETINAGLDLEMPGPARDRGEKLVAAVREGRVEATTVRAAAGRILLLLERIGAFEKKPDLTEQAVDLPEDRALIRRLGAEGAVLLKNDGILPLAKTSLDRIAVIGPNAASARVMGGGSAQIAAHYTVSPLEGIRAALSNANSVSHAVGCRHNRLIEVAKGKITVEYFKGRGCQGTPLHVETVDKGEFFWFELPSAELDPTDFSARMTMQFVPEESGAHVFGMTNAGLARLFVDGRLTVDGDDGWTRGENYFGTANDEQRGTVALDAGKAHAVTVEYDPPVANGEGINLTAIRFGVEKPLGEADIEDAVETALNADVALLFVGRDGEWDTEGLDLPDMRLPGRQEELIKRVAAVNANTVVVLQTGGPVEMPWLGKVRAVLQIWYPGQELGNAVADVLFGDVEPGGRLPQTFPKALADNSAITGDPAVYPGKDGHVRYAEGVFVGYRHHDTRAVEPLFPFGFGLGYTRFSWSEPRLSASEMGAEGVTVSIDLTNIGDRAGSELVQLYVRSPKSKVARPEKELRAFAKLSLLPGETGTAEMKIMPRDLAYFDVKAGAFRAEPGDYQLVVAANAANIRFVIELSSALEYVLPPSY